The DNA window GTCCATCGCAGAATAGGTAATTGTTGCCGTGGTTGTGCCGAGGGTTGTAATCCGGGTCGTGTAGGGCAGCTCCCGGCCCCCCTCGCAGGCCAGGATCCGCCGCAGCGCAGTCCGAGTCCGAGATCAGGATCGTGCCGGAGGGCTCCTCCACCTCCGATTCGTGCCGGCCTGCCGGACTGGCGTACAAGCCCACCGGAGGCCACTTGTCCGGCCCGTCACAGAAGTACCCGGCGTTCACGCCATAGCCGCCGCGGTATCGGCTACCCGTCTGGTTGACCCCGTTCTCGCACCCATTCCAGTTGGTGCACCAGCCGCGTTCGTGGAAGTCGGGGCAGTCCAGGATCTGCATGCTCTTCGCGTATGGCTGCAGCAGTATCATCCACCACAGGCCCTTGTCCCCTACCACTCCGCCCTGGCGCTGTGAACTGGCGACGTAGAAGCCATCGTTGTCGTCCATGTACATGGAGTTCGCGAGGCCGAACTGCCGCAGGTTCGAGGCGCAGTTGGCCCTCCTGGCGGCCTCGCGGGCTTTGGCGAACACGGGGAAGATGATCGCGGCGAGCACCGCGATGATCCCGATCACGACCAGCAGCTCAATCAGAGTGAATGCGCGCCGCCGCACAGTTGCACCTCCACCGGCTCCCCACGGATGCTACTATCGCCGCTGCCGGCTGTCAGTGGTGGGAACTCCAGAACCAGCCGCGAGCACGCCGTGGCTTCCGCGCCTTGGTCCACCTCGAGTCAGAGGGGACGAAGGGCTCGCCTACGGGTCCCTCCCGGCACCCGCGGAGTGCCTCCGCGGCGGTCGACTCGGTGCCGGCGTGCAGCCGCCGCAGATTGTTCTTGTGGCGAACCAGCACCAGCACCGGCATCGCCAGCGCCAGCACGCGCCAGGCCTCGCCCGCCGCCATCGACCACACCACGAACGGCACCGAGAGCACCGCCGCGATGGTGGCGACGGAGAGCGGCAGCCAGCGCCCCAGCACCAGCCGCGGGCCGAGGATCCCCAGCACCCAGACGCCCAGGGGCAGGACAGCACACGGCCATGGCAGCAGCCGTGTGTGCACCAGACCGATGAGCACGCCGAGGGTCGCGGCAACACACTTGCCCTCCGCGAACCGTCCGTCCCGCAGCAGAAACCACAGGGAGTAGGCGTGCCCCACCAGCGCCGCCAGGGCACACATCGCCACATGCCACTGCGGCAGGCCCATGTCCACGGCCAACCATACCACCAACCAGGCTTTGCCCAGATCAAGGGCTAGCGTGGGTAGCGCCAGCTTCGGCCCGCCGACGCGCAGGACGTTGATGGCGCCGATGCCGTGCGACCCGTGCTCTCGCACGTCCACTCCCAGGCACAGTTTGACCAGCAGATAGCCCGTCGGCACGGATCCCAGCAGGTACGCGAGCACCAACATTCCGAGGCTGTGGCTGATCATGCCGGCACCTCCCGCGGCAGGCGCTCCGGAACCCGTGCGTACCGCCGTTCGAGTTGACGTATCTTGGCCACCTTGCGCCCCGACCGCTCAAGACAGAAGCGGGCCCCCAACCATGCCAACACCGTCCGGGCGGCCGTCTCGTGGTCCAACGTCCAGGCGCCCAGAGCGATCACGTTGGCGTCATTGCTCTCCCGGGCGCGACATGCTGCGATGGGGTCGCCGACGGGAGCGGCATACACGCCGGGGATCTTGTTGGCGGCGATGGCCATACCCAGCCCGGTGCCGCACACGAGGATGGCCCGCTCGATCTCACCGCCGGCCACCGCCGCGCCCACTCGCGCCGCGACGTCCGGATAGTCTACCGGTAGCGGCGTGTCCGTGCCGAAGTCCCGCACGCCGTAGCCTTCCCCCAGCAGGAATGCCTTCAGCCAGTCCTTCAGCTCCAGTCCGTTGTGGTCAGCGCCAAGGCCAACCATGGTGATCACCTGCCTCCTCTCCATCGTACCCGAGCGTGGCGCCCTTGACATGGCCCGATGGTCGCGAGTACGCGAGCGCGGGGTCCCGGTTTTCCGGGACCTGGAGTGGTGGCTAGGGTGATGGTGCTGCGGCAGAAGGGTCGGTCAGACCGTGGC is part of the bacterium genome and encodes:
- a CDS encoding prepilin-type N-terminal cleavage/methylation domain-containing protein; amino-acid sequence: MRRRAFTLIELLVVIGIIAVLAAIIFPVFAKAREAARRANCASNLRQFGLANSMYMDDNDGFYVASSQRQGGVVGDKGLWWMILLQPYAKSMQILDCPDFHERGWCTNWNGCENGVNQTGSRYRGGYGVNAGYFCDGPDKWPPVGLYASPAGRHESEVEEPSGTILISDSDCAAADPGLRGGPGAALHDPDYNPRHNHGNNYLFCDGHVKWLKTYHRASDTYAYSVCGMWTVQGDD
- a CDS encoding glycerol-3-phosphate acyltransferase → MISHSLGMLVLAYLLGSVPTGYLLVKLCLGVDVREHGSHGIGAINVLRVGGPKLALPTLALDLGKAWLVVWLAVDMGLPQWHVAMCALAALVGHAYSLWFLLRDGRFAEGKCVAATLGVLIGLVHTRLLPWPCAVLPLGVWVLGILGPRLVLGRWLPLSVATIAAVLSVPFVVWSMAAGEAWRVLALAMPVLVLVRHKNNLRRLHAGTESTAAEALRGCREGPVGEPFVPSDSRWTKARKPRRARGWFWSSHH
- a CDS encoding RpiB/LacA/LacB family sugar-phosphate isomerase, with product MVGLGADHNGLELKDWLKAFLLGEGYGVRDFGTDTPLPVDYPDVAARVGAAVAGGEIERAILVCGTGLGMAIAANKIPGVYAAPVGDPIAACRARESNDANVIALGAWTLDHETAARTVLAWLGARFCLERSGRKVAKIRQLERRYARVPERLPREVPA